Proteins from a genomic interval of Spirochaetota bacterium:
- the rbfA gene encoding 30S ribosome-binding factor RbfA produces MGFRKQKLETQIKKLVGTLIVTEIKDPRIGFVTVTNVELSKDYAYADVYVSVLGDENTKKKSLAGLQSARGFIQFRVGKALSIRTIPEIRFHLDTSIEEGVDMVNLLEKLEKESSKNNSGSSDT; encoded by the coding sequence ATGGGATTCAGAAAACAGAAATTAGAGACACAGATTAAAAAACTTGTTGGCACGTTAATAGTAACGGAGATTAAAGATCCCCGTATTGGGTTTGTAACGGTAACAAATGTTGAATTGAGTAAAGATTATGCATATGCAGATGTGTATGTTTCAGTGCTGGGTGATGAAAACACCAAAAAGAAGTCACTGGCTGGCCTGCAATCTGCACGAGGGTTTATCCAGTTTAGAGTTGGGAAAGCCCTGAGTATTCGCACTATTCCTGAAATTCGCTTTCATTTAGACACATCTATTGAAGAAGGCGTGGATATGGTTAATCTCTTGGAAAAATTAGAAAAAGAATCTTCAAAGAATAATAGCGGAAGCAGTGATACGTAA
- a CDS encoding MoxR family ATPase: MMNYFTGTEDYVISPELKDNVNVSIALGRPLLVKGEPGTGKTLLAHSIAKGLGKRLLVWNIKSTTKAQEGLYVYDTVQRLNDARFGDKDVSNIKQYIKLGKLGEAFASEDQVVLLIDEIDKADIEFPNDLLHELDIMNFYIPETGETITAKHRPIVIITSNSEKELPDPFLRRCVFHYIAFPDEELMEKIVRVHFPTIEKKLLRECLKKFYWIRQFDMLRKKPSTSELVDWIQALMVGGVPIKKIEDELPFIGTLLKKKEDIDVVVNSGKTHYAYNSSIRTRDVY, translated from the coding sequence ATGATGAATTATTTTACAGGAACTGAAGATTATGTTATTTCTCCGGAACTCAAAGATAATGTAAATGTGTCAATAGCTCTGGGACGCCCGTTGCTGGTAAAAGGTGAACCGGGCACAGGCAAAACATTGCTGGCGCATTCTATTGCAAAAGGACTGGGTAAAAGGCTTTTGGTATGGAATATTAAATCAACAACAAAAGCTCAGGAAGGACTTTATGTCTATGATACGGTGCAGCGTTTGAATGATGCCCGATTTGGTGATAAGGATGTTAGTAATATTAAGCAGTATATTAAATTAGGTAAGTTAGGCGAAGCATTTGCATCAGAAGACCAGGTAGTCCTTTTAATTGATGAAATTGACAAAGCTGATATTGAATTTCCCAATGACCTGTTACATGAGCTTGACATTATGAATTTTTACATACCTGAAACAGGGGAAACAATAACAGCAAAACATCGCCCCATTGTTATTATTACATCTAACAGTGAAAAAGAGTTGCCTGATCCATTTTTACGAAGATGTGTATTCCATTACATTGCTTTTCCTGATGAAGAGCTTATGGAAAAGATTGTGAGGGTGCATTTCCCCACTATTGAAAAGAAGCTTTTGCGCGAATGTTTAAAAAAATTTTACTGGATACGGCAGTTTGATATGTTGCGAAAAAAACCATCTACCAGCGAACTTGTTGACTGGATTCAGGCGCTTATGGTTGGTGGCGTGCCCATTAAAAAGATAGAAGATGAATTGCCCTTTATTGGTACTCTTTTGAAGAAGAAGGAAGACATTGATGTGGTTGTTAATTCAGGAAAAACACACTATGCATATAACAGCAGTATAAGGACACGCGATGTTTATTAA
- a CDS encoding tetratricopeptide repeat protein, translating into MNENYYEGIQLYKKGNYAQAKERFETVLSIDPEHTGARQYLIITTEALQKRAQKYYDAGINYKRKGDLENALLQFLEAQKRDPDYKDVKNQIESIRSSKFAQKKYDQYYTTAKKQFDKKQYIAAYTSASRAELYNPDSLELATLKTRIKNQLDNASYPYTSKAEEARKKNTFDTAKTYCNKALKLNPWDEKARNILKDINRMENLNEMYANGEKAYRKGDLITAYRLFKRVDNEEPGYRNTTNYLSTIKSKLEGNINTYYNNGVTYYEQDNFEAAIAEWDKVLLIDPDHQKAREYRERAVAKLELQKTLR; encoded by the coding sequence ATGAATGAGAATTACTATGAAGGCATACAACTGTATAAAAAAGGGAATTATGCACAGGCTAAGGAACGTTTTGAAACAGTGCTTTCCATTGACCCCGAACATACAGGAGCACGCCAGTATTTAATTATTACCACAGAAGCCTTGCAGAAACGTGCCCAAAAATATTATGATGCTGGTATTAATTATAAGCGTAAAGGTGATCTGGAAAATGCACTGTTGCAGTTTCTTGAAGCCCAAAAACGAGACCCTGATTATAAAGATGTAAAAAACCAAATTGAAAGCATCCGCAGCTCTAAATTTGCTCAGAAAAAATATGACCAATATTATACTACTGCTAAAAAACAATTTGATAAAAAGCAATATATTGCAGCATACACCAGCGCCAGCAGAGCAGAATTGTACAATCCTGACAGCCTTGAGCTTGCAACGTTAAAAACACGAATTAAAAACCAGCTGGATAATGCTTCTTATCCATACACTTCAAAAGCTGAAGAGGCTCGTAAAAAGAATACGTTTGATACAGCAAAAACATATTGTAACAAGGCACTCAAACTAAATCCATGGGATGAAAAAGCAAGGAATATCCTTAAAGATATTAATAGAATGGAGAATCTCAATGAAATGTATGCCAATGGTGAAAAGGCATATCGTAAGGGTGATCTTATAACAGCCTATCGGTTATTTAAAAGGGTTGACAATGAAGAACCAGGTTATCGCAATACCACAAATTATCTATCAACCATCAAATCAAAACTGGAAGGTAATATTAACACCTACTATAATAATGGGGTAACATACTACGAACAGGATAATTTTGAAGCAGCAATTGCTGAATGGGATAAAGTGCTTTTAATTGACCCTGACCATCAGAAAGCCCGGGAATACCGTGAAAGAGCTGTAGCAAAATTAGAACTTCAGAAAACATTACGGTAA
- a CDS encoding tetratricopeptide repeat protein → MFSLPLKTAMLVLLSCSFCFASDELTGTIAQNPIYTIYEKDGVLFCTGNTEAALHNNKGADKLVANDLEGAIDIFKEGLKHAPLFYPFLYNCGVACMRKREYDAARIYLEKAMHIVPENPKIYIVMGELYALTGREGDALILFRKALQINRKELQAIIKIGNIYVERNQLELAVTFFDAALKINPQYPDAVIGYAKIHFKKGEYYKALIWLKSIDVTKADYDKAYHYYFAESSFKLKDYKTAYEQYEKLLKFKNDVFFLTHSYTLIEHKMNLSRQFAELEHVE, encoded by the coding sequence ATGTTTTCTTTACCATTGAAGACTGCAATGTTGGTATTACTATCCTGTAGCTTTTGTTTTGCTTCAGATGAATTGACGGGAACTATCGCACAAAATCCAATATATACTATTTATGAAAAGGATGGAGTACTTTTTTGCACAGGCAATACTGAAGCAGCCCTGCATAATAATAAAGGTGCTGATAAGCTTGTAGCAAATGATCTGGAAGGGGCCATAGATATATTTAAGGAGGGTTTGAAACATGCTCCCCTTTTTTATCCTTTTTTATATAATTGTGGTGTTGCGTGTATGCGGAAAAGAGAATATGATGCTGCCCGTATATACCTGGAAAAGGCAATGCATATTGTGCCTGAAAATCCAAAGATATATATTGTAATGGGTGAGCTGTATGCATTAACTGGTAGAGAAGGTGATGCGCTTATCTTGTTCAGAAAAGCTCTGCAGATTAACCGCAAAGAGCTTCAAGCAATAATTAAAATAGGGAATATTTATGTTGAACGAAATCAGTTAGAATTGGCTGTAACATTTTTTGATGCCGCTTTAAAAATTAATCCACAGTATCCTGATGCAGTAATAGGGTATGCAAAGATTCATTTTAAAAAAGGTGAATATTATAAAGCACTTATATGGCTAAAATCAATAGATGTGACAAAAGCGGATTATGACAAGGCGTATCATTACTATTTTGCCGAAAGCTCCTTTAAATTGAAAGATTATAAAACTGCATATGAGCAGTATGAAAAATTATTGAAGTTTAAAAATGATGTTTTTTTTCTTACCCATTCATATACGCTGATAGAACATAAAATGAATCTTTCGCGTCAGTTTGCCGAATTGGAACATGTAGAATAG
- a CDS encoding secondary thiamine-phosphate synthase enzyme YjbQ: protein MVTFQVQTTRKEEFIDITAKVADAVVKENVKSGLCCVYIPHTTAAVTINENADPTVPKDILMGLSHLKFESLHFAHLEGNSPAHIKSSVIGCSIVILIENNRLQLGTWQGIFFCEFDGPRTRKVMVQCVGT from the coding sequence ATGGTTACATTTCAGGTACAGACAACACGGAAAGAAGAATTTATTGATATCACTGCAAAGGTAGCAGATGCGGTAGTAAAAGAGAATGTAAAAAGCGGGTTATGCTGTGTGTATATTCCTCATACCACTGCAGCAGTAACCATAAATGAAAATGCAGACCCTACGGTCCCGAAAGACATTCTTATGGGACTATCGCACCTTAAATTTGAATCATTGCATTTTGCCCATTTAGAAGGCAATTCACCAGCCCATATAAAGTCATCTGTTATAGGATGCTCCATCGTTATACTTATTGAAAACAATCGTTTACAACTGGGTACCTGGCAGGGAATATTTTTCTGCGAATTTGATGGTCCCCGTACACGAAAGGTCATGGTCCAGTGTGTTGGAACATAA
- a CDS encoding VWA domain-containing protein, with the protein MFINFFFNLKAQGVPVSIHEWIALHEALALNLNDTSLTKFYYMARAILVKNEVFYDRYDIAFLDTFKDVETTDELLEKILEGLKKVKELHLTEEEKLQIEKLNLDEILRNFEEQLRQGHYKNHVGGNKAIGTGGRSTQGAWGYNPAGIRIGQGVSRNKSAVQIAEKREFKNYSNQVVLDTRQMRVALSHLRSLLPIGPEEKLDVEQTVDATSRNAGELELVWKKKEKKASKLILLMDVGGSMTPYARLVERLFSAASSQISKLKYYYFHNCVYQDLWKDIERSESISTADFLKNADKDYKLIIVGDAEMAPSELTWVNGAIDYWYHNDIPGIVWLQRLRETFKHSIWLNPIPKRSWDYIQTTRMIKNIFPMFELTLEGLDEGIKQLVSGKALQKVV; encoded by the coding sequence ATGTTTATTAATTTTTTCTTCAATCTAAAAGCACAGGGTGTGCCCGTATCAATTCATGAGTGGATTGCACTGCATGAAGCGCTGGCTTTAAATCTGAATGATACAAGCTTAACTAAATTCTATTATATGGCACGGGCTATCCTTGTAAAAAATGAAGTGTTTTACGATAGATATGATATTGCATTCCTTGATACATTCAAGGATGTTGAAACAACTGATGAATTACTAGAAAAGATTTTGGAAGGATTAAAAAAAGTTAAGGAATTGCACCTCACTGAAGAGGAAAAGCTTCAGATTGAAAAGCTGAATTTAGATGAGATTCTGAGAAATTTTGAAGAGCAGTTGCGCCAGGGGCATTACAAAAATCATGTTGGCGGTAATAAAGCTATTGGTACCGGTGGCCGTTCCACGCAAGGTGCCTGGGGGTATAACCCTGCGGGCATCAGGATTGGGCAGGGAGTTTCCCGTAACAAAAGTGCAGTGCAGATAGCTGAAAAGCGGGAGTTTAAGAATTACTCTAATCAGGTGGTTCTTGATACACGGCAGATGCGGGTGGCATTATCACATCTGCGTTCGCTCCTGCCTATAGGCCCTGAAGAGAAGTTGGACGTTGAACAGACCGTTGATGCTACCAGCCGCAATGCAGGCGAGTTAGAGCTTGTTTGGAAAAAAAAGGAAAAAAAAGCTTCAAAGCTTATTTTACTCATGGACGTTGGTGGTTCAATGACGCCGTATGCGCGTTTAGTTGAGCGCCTTTTTTCCGCTGCATCATCACAGATAAGCAAGTTAAAATATTATTATTTCCATAACTGTGTGTATCAGGACCTGTGGAAAGATATTGAACGTTCCGAATCAATCAGTACAGCCGATTTTTTAAAGAATGCTGATAAGGATTATAAACTCATCATTGTTGGTGATGCTGAAATGGCTCCTTCAGAGCTTACCTGGGTAAACGGAGCTATTGATTATTGGTATCACAATGATATACCAGGAATTGTGTGGCTGCAACGATTGCGGGAAACATTCAAGCATTCAATATGGCTTAATCCAATCCCTAAACGCTCATGGGATTATATACAGACAACCCGCATGATTAAGAATATATTCCCCATGTTTGAGCTTACCTTAGAAGGGCTTGATGAGGGAATCAAACAACTGGTATCAGGAAAAGCTTTGCAAAAAGTTGTATGA
- the rpsO gene encoding 30S ribosomal protein S15 — protein sequence MAEKNEIINKYQLHDKDTGSAEVQIALLTERINHLTEHFKVHVKDHHSRRGLLKLVGKRRRLLDYLKKKDLTKYRELIKSLGIRR from the coding sequence ATGGCAGAAAAAAACGAGATTATCAACAAATACCAGTTGCATGACAAGGATACCGGATCAGCAGAGGTTCAAATTGCCCTTTTAACTGAGAGGATTAACCATCTGACCGAACATTTCAAAGTACATGTTAAAGACCATCACTCACGGCGTGGTTTGCTCAAGCTTGTAGGTAAACGCAGACGGCTTCTTGATTATCTTAAAAAGAAGGATTTGACAAAGTACAGAGAACTGATTAAATCACTTGGCATACGAAGGTAA
- the truB gene encoding tRNA pseudouridine(55) synthase TruB has translation MSVPHIKDCVLLIDKPSGYTSFDCIHHIRKTLKAKKCGHAGTLDKFASGLLIVCVGWATRLVPFFMGMDKRYIATMQLGVATDTHDSEGQVISESNIQCTVEDIHSCLKTYFIGQIMQAPPEYSAIKINGKRSSDRVRKGESVAIAPRPVHIHDIRVLDFDTACSKLTLDITCSKGTYIRALARDLGLRLHTGAHVIALRRIAIGDFTVTDAMTMEQCVELSHKSIKDMRGIFTPFSALGHFGIIAVKRDSLIKIKHGKLLGYDDITYVTGEPVFRVVPEGTEDLVALAVKDEKGYRCKKVFIEELDKIDTMK, from the coding sequence ATGAGTGTTCCCCATATAAAGGATTGCGTGTTGCTTATAGACAAGCCTTCTGGCTATACTTCTTTTGATTGTATACATCATATCAGAAAAACACTGAAAGCGAAAAAGTGTGGCCATGCAGGTACGCTGGACAAATTTGCATCAGGCCTTTTAATTGTGTGCGTAGGGTGGGCAACGCGACTGGTGCCGTTTTTTATGGGTATGGACAAGCGGTATATTGCCACTATGCAATTAGGGGTGGCAACTGACACACATGACAGTGAGGGGCAGGTTATTTCAGAAAGCAATATTCAGTGCACAGTTGAGGATATACACTCCTGCCTGAAAACCTATTTTATAGGCCAAATTATGCAGGCTCCTCCTGAATATTCGGCCATTAAAATTAACGGGAAGCGTTCATCGGACAGGGTACGCAAAGGGGAATCGGTGGCGATAGCTCCACGACCGGTCCACATACATGACATTAGAGTACTTGATTTTGATACAGCTTGTTCAAAGCTTACGCTTGACATTACGTGCAGTAAAGGCACCTATATCAGAGCACTGGCTCGAGACCTGGGTTTGCGATTGCACACAGGGGCCCATGTTATAGCATTGCGAAGAATTGCCATTGGTGACTTCACCGTTACTGATGCCATGACCATGGAACAATGCGTTGAACTATCGCACAAAAGTATTAAAGATATGCGTGGAATTTTTACTCCTTTCAGTGCGCTTGGTCACTTTGGTATTATAGCAGTAAAGCGAGATTCTTTGATAAAGATTAAACATGGAAAGCTGCTTGGCTATGATGATATTACATATGTTACCGGTGAGCCTGTATTCAGGGTGGTTCCTGAGGGAACTGAAGATTTAGTGGCTCTGGCTGTAAAAGATGAAAAAGGGTACAGGTGTAAAAAAGTTTTTATTGAAGAGCTTGATAAAATTGATACAATGAAATAA
- the infB gene encoding translation initiation factor IF-2, whose amino-acid sequence MKAIDVATKNHVSTDDVIKICKDLGIPCTDEQSELANDDVFLIEKKIQIIKEQRAQEAKKLIQQAELKKKIKLKRKVHVAKELKKEAEAKEDEAIEEVVEHKEDLKETAPKQRAETGAGEKEKQEKKERFDKKERHGKPKDRFPRKDFRKDERQRPKTEEKEQRSERQHAPTVVEKRDVPVIDKEVVDLQKRQKDKGKAKEKDKEKDKRFLKKEKEELEEKLLLLKRKKESQPREAVAPKEIEITETITVGDLAKKMNIKASEVIAKLMSMGVMATINQVIDADTASILASEYGTEVKVVSLYEETVIKVDEEDRPQDYVPRPPIVTVMGHVDHGKTKLLDAIRETNVVATEHGGITQHIGAYRVKVEDKYVTFLDTPGHEAFTTMRARGASVTDIVVLVVAADDGVMPQTIEAINHAKAANVPIIVAINKIDLPEANPNRVKQELTAYELIPEEWGGTTLFAEISAKQKINIRELLELILIQAEMLELKANPKLRAKGVVIESKLDPGRGPIATVLIQNGTLHVGDPFVVGLYSGRVRAMFTDTGEQVQEATPSMPVEVLGISGVPSAGDPFQVVESEKYARQIAQKRQELVRLESAQKIKKVTLEDLNTMIKEGEIKELKIVIKADVDGSVQALRDSLQKLSTNDIRVKVIHAATGGINESDVMLASASNAIIIGYQVRPSAKVAEIAEKESVSIKYYNIIYDAINDVRAAMEGMLSPEMKEEITSTGEVKQVFKISKVGTVAGAIVLTGRLKRSDNIRLIRDGVVVYDGKLNSLKRFKNDAGEVEAGQECGFTLENFNDIKEGDNFESYQIIEIKKKLEDSSRG is encoded by the coding sequence ATGAAAGCTATCGATGTAGCAACAAAAAATCATGTTTCAACAGATGATGTTATAAAAATCTGTAAGGATCTTGGCATCCCCTGTACAGATGAACAATCTGAACTGGCAAATGACGATGTGTTTCTTATAGAAAAGAAGATTCAGATAATAAAAGAACAGAGAGCCCAGGAAGCAAAGAAACTTATTCAGCAGGCAGAATTAAAGAAGAAAATAAAACTGAAAAGAAAAGTTCACGTAGCTAAAGAGTTAAAAAAAGAAGCTGAAGCAAAAGAAGACGAAGCAATTGAAGAAGTTGTTGAACATAAAGAGGATTTAAAAGAGACTGCTCCAAAACAGCGCGCAGAAACGGGAGCAGGGGAAAAAGAAAAGCAGGAAAAAAAAGAACGATTTGATAAAAAAGAAAGACATGGGAAGCCTAAGGACAGGTTCCCCAGAAAGGATTTCAGGAAAGATGAAAGGCAAAGGCCAAAGACTGAAGAAAAGGAACAGAGATCTGAAAGGCAGCATGCTCCAACAGTAGTTGAAAAAAGAGATGTTCCGGTTATTGATAAAGAAGTTGTGGATTTGCAGAAACGGCAGAAAGACAAGGGAAAAGCCAAGGAAAAAGATAAGGAAAAAGATAAACGCTTCTTAAAAAAAGAAAAGGAAGAACTGGAAGAAAAATTATTACTCTTGAAGCGAAAAAAGGAATCACAGCCCCGGGAAGCTGTTGCTCCAAAAGAAATAGAGATTACCGAGACAATTACCGTTGGAGATCTTGCCAAAAAGATGAATATAAAAGCCAGTGAAGTAATTGCCAAGCTTATGTCAATGGGTGTTATGGCCACAATCAATCAGGTCATTGATGCTGATACTGCTTCAATACTGGCAAGTGAATATGGTACTGAAGTAAAAGTGGTCTCATTATATGAAGAAACAGTTATCAAAGTTGATGAAGAGGACAGGCCACAGGATTATGTGCCACGACCACCAATAGTAACTGTTATGGGACATGTAGATCATGGTAAAACAAAATTGCTTGATGCAATACGTGAAACCAATGTTGTAGCAACGGAACATGGAGGTATTACACAGCATATTGGTGCATATAGGGTAAAGGTTGAAGATAAATATGTAACATTTCTTGATACTCCTGGTCATGAAGCATTTACCACAATGCGTGCACGTGGCGCAAGTGTAACCGACATTGTTGTGCTGGTGGTAGCAGCAGATGATGGTGTTATGCCGCAGACCATAGAAGCAATAAATCATGCTAAAGCTGCAAATGTTCCTATTATTGTAGCAATAAATAAAATAGACCTTCCTGAAGCTAACCCAAACAGGGTAAAACAGGAGTTAACCGCATATGAACTTATACCAGAAGAGTGGGGAGGGACAACACTTTTTGCTGAAATAAGTGCAAAACAAAAAATAAACATTCGCGAACTTTTGGAATTAATATTAATTCAGGCAGAAATGCTTGAGCTTAAAGCCAATCCTAAGCTGCGTGCAAAGGGTGTTGTTATTGAATCAAAATTGGACCCTGGCCGGGGGCCCATTGCAACAGTGCTGATTCAGAATGGCACATTGCATGTTGGTGATCCGTTTGTGGTGGGCTTATATTCAGGTAGGGTACGTGCAATGTTTACTGATACCGGTGAACAGGTACAGGAAGCCACTCCTTCAATGCCGGTTGAAGTTCTTGGTATAAGTGGAGTGCCGTCAGCAGGTGATCCGTTCCAGGTAGTTGAATCAGAAAAATATGCACGCCAAATTGCCCAGAAGCGCCAGGAACTGGTGCGGCTTGAAAGTGCACAGAAGATAAAGAAGGTAACGCTGGAAGACCTGAATACCATGATTAAGGAAGGCGAAATCAAAGAACTTAAGATTGTAATTAAAGCAGATGTTGATGGTTCGGTTCAAGCATTACGCGATTCGTTGCAGAAGCTTTCTACAAACGATATTCGTGTTAAAGTAATTCATGCTGCAACAGGTGGGATTAATGAATCGGACGTTATGCTGGCTTCGGCTTCCAATGCTATCATTATAGGATATCAGGTAAGGCCATCGGCAAAGGTTGCCGAGATTGCCGAAAAAGAAAGTGTGTCAATTAAGTATTATAATATCATCTATGATGCCATTAATGACGTCAGGGCAGCCATGGAAGGGATGCTATCTCCTGAAATGAAGGAGGAGATTACATCAACAGGTGAAGTTAAACAGGTTTTCAAAATCAGCAAGGTTGGAACTGTGGCAGGAGCTATTGTGTTAACAGGACGATTGAAGCGAAGCGATAACATCAGGCTAATTCGTGATGGTGTTGTGGTTTATGATGGCAAGCTTAATTCATTGAAACGTTTTAAAAACGATGCAGGTGAGGTTGAAGCAGGTCAGGAATGTGGTTTTACGTTAGAGAATTTCAATGATATCAAAGAAGGCGACAATTTTGAATCATATCAGATAATAGAAATAAAAAAGAAATTAGAGGATTCCTCACGGGGATAA
- a CDS encoding oligopeptide/dipeptide ABC transporter ATP-binding protein, with translation MENGNCVVQVRDIVKTFTMKKGAFGKKSIVKAVDRVSLSIIEGTTYGLVGESGCGKTTLARTLLRLIEPDSGEIDILNTPLHTLSKDDLRRFRKNMQIVFQDPYGSLNPRMTVEKIVSESLRIHENLSKEEVKEKTYNLLQMVGLDAGHASRYPHEFSGGQRQRICIARALALSPSFVVLDEPISALDVSIQGQILNLLNDLQQTLGVAYLFVAHNLAVVKHISTRVGVMYLGKIVEENISDNLYKKPMHPYTRSLIASIPDIQPSKHSFSVVKGEIPSPENPPKGCHFHPRCQYAMPVCREAYPATVTVNGAKVACFLYH, from the coding sequence ATGGAAAACGGCAATTGTGTTGTTCAGGTACGGGATATTGTTAAGACATTTACCATGAAGAAAGGTGCTTTTGGGAAGAAATCTATTGTTAAAGCAGTTGATAGAGTTAGTTTATCTATCATTGAGGGAACCACCTATGGGCTTGTGGGTGAAAGTGGATGTGGGAAAACAACGCTGGCACGTACATTGCTTCGCCTCATTGAACCTGACAGTGGGGAGATAGATATTTTAAATACACCATTGCATACATTGTCAAAAGATGATTTACGTAGATTTAGAAAAAATATGCAGATAGTATTCCAGGATCCGTATGGTTCGCTTAATCCACGTATGACTGTAGAAAAGATTGTATCTGAATCTCTGCGCATTCATGAAAACTTATCAAAAGAGGAAGTAAAAGAAAAAACGTATAATCTTTTGCAAATGGTTGGCCTTGATGCAGGGCATGCTTCACGCTACCCTCATGAATTCAGTGGAGGACAACGACAGCGTATTTGTATTGCTCGGGCTCTGGCATTGAGTCCTTCATTTGTGGTTCTAGATGAACCTATATCAGCTCTTGATGTATCAATACAGGGGCAGATATTAAATTTGCTTAATGATTTGCAGCAAACATTAGGAGTGGCATATCTCTTTGTTGCTCATAATTTAGCAGTGGTAAAACATATAAGTACCAGGGTTGGGGTTATGTATTTAGGTAAAATTGTTGAAGAAAATATTTCAGACAACCTGTATAAAAAACCAATGCATCCATATACCCGTAGTTTAATTGCTTCAATCCCCGATATACAACCTTCTAAACATTCATTTTCTGTTGTTAAGGGAGAGATCCCTTCACCTGAAAATCCCCCAAAAGGGTGCCATTTCCATCCTCGGTGCCAATACGCAATGCCTGTATGCAGGGAAGCATATCCTGCAACAGTGACTGTGAATGGAGCAAAGGTAGCATGTTTTCTTTACCATTGA
- the nusA gene encoding transcription termination factor NusA, whose protein sequence is MSGNFFEALHQIATEKGITREMIEEIVQSAMLSAYKKQYGITKPVDITFDREKNTVKIISRKMVVRVPKNHAEEISLEEAQKIKPDVKFGDEVIVEENPLETFGRIAAQTAKQVILQKIKEAEKNIVYDEYKDKVNELINGYVQRKTKEALYIDLGKTEGIIPAREQSPLEHYKIGDRVKAIVLSVQKNSKGPSVVLSRAHPKFVEKLFEMEIPEIYDGIVKIVNIVREPGMRTKVAVTSDRDDIDSVGACVGMKGVRIQSIVRELEGEKIDVIEYSPNKKVMASNALTPAKVKEIIETRDGGVIAVVDNDQYRLAIGKNGHNARLAAKLCGFNIDIKTEDQYREFLSSSESRALVEQLFATTSEGETPLEELPGLDARTIALLEAGGIFSVEDLVEKSVEDLMNIDGIGEKTAQKIINIIQEYVDFEEEDYEDEQEDKQE, encoded by the coding sequence ATGAGTGGAAACTTTTTTGAAGCACTGCATCAGATTGCTACTGAAAAAGGAATAACCCGTGAAATGATTGAGGAGATAGTTCAGTCAGCGATGCTGTCTGCATATAAAAAACAATATGGCATCACCAAACCTGTAGATATTACCTTTGACAGGGAAAAAAATACCGTAAAGATTATTTCACGAAAAATGGTGGTACGGGTGCCTAAAAATCATGCTGAAGAAATATCGCTGGAAGAAGCCCAAAAGATTAAACCAGATGTAAAGTTTGGCGATGAGGTCATAGTAGAAGAAAATCCGCTTGAAACATTTGGACGCATAGCTGCACAAACAGCAAAACAGGTTATTTTGCAAAAGATTAAAGAGGCAGAGAAAAACATTGTTTATGATGAGTATAAAGATAAAGTAAATGAATTAATAAATGGTTATGTCCAGCGTAAAACAAAAGAAGCACTGTATATTGATCTTGGAAAAACTGAAGGTATCATACCTGCACGTGAGCAGTCGCCGCTTGAACATTATAAAATTGGCGATAGAGTTAAAGCCATAGTACTGAGTGTACAAAAAAATAGCAAGGGTCCCAGTGTGGTACTATCGCGTGCACACCCAAAATTTGTTGAAAAACTTTTTGAAATGGAAATCCCCGAAATATATGATGGAATAGTAAAAATTGTAAATATTGTACGGGAGCCGGGAATGCGTACCAAGGTTGCTGTAACCAGTGACAGGGATGACATTGATAGCGTGGGTGCATGTGTTGGAATGAAAGGTGTGCGGATTCAATCAATCGTCCGTGAGCTTGAAGGGGAAAAGATCGATGTTATAGAATATTCACCAAATAAAAAGGTAATGGCTTCAAATGCATTGACTCCCGCAAAAGTTAAAGAAATTATTGAAACCAGGGATGGCGGGGTGATAGCTGTTGTGGACAATGATCAGTACAGGCTTGCTATTGGTAAAAACGGTCATAATGCACGGCTGGCAGCCAAATTATGTGGGTTCAATATTGATATTAAAACCGAGGATCAGTATCGTGAATTCTTAAGTTCTAGTGAATCACGTGCATTGGTTGAGCAGCTATTTGCAACAACATCAGAAGGTGAAACACCGCTGGAAGAATTGCCAGGTCTTGATGCCCGAACCATTGCTTTGCTTGAGGCAGGTGGAATTTTCTCTGTTGAGGATCTGGTTGAAAAATCTGTAGAAGATCTGATGAACATTGATGGCATTGGTGAAAAGACAGCTCAAAAGATAATAAATATAATACAAGAATATGTTGACTTTGAAGAAGAAGATTACGAAGATGAACAGGAAGATAAGCAAGAATAG